Below is a genomic region from Hylemonella gracilis.
GCAGCCCTCAGCACGGCAGGCTGCCGTGCTGTATGCCGCAGCCTGGGCCGCTGGTGAACTTCGCGACCCGATGACGGCGCAAAAATGGTGGACCCGCTTGCAGGCCATGGCGCTTGCACGGCCGCAGGCGGCTTACCAGGTGCGCCTGTTGGGCGCGGAACTCGCCTTGTCGGCCGGTGACGCGCCGCGTGCCCTGGCGCTACTCGATCTGCCGGTTCCCACCGTTGCTGCTTCGGAAAAGATACCGCGGGCCCAGCGCCTGCTGCGCGCGCGCGCGCTGACGATGGCGGGCTTGGACGGTGCTGCACGCGCCGCGCAGATGCTGCAAGTCTGGCTGGCCGAACACCCGCGCGATGCGCAGGCCTGGCAACTGCTGTCGGCTGCCTGCACGGCGCAAGGGCAGACATTGCGCGCGGTGCGCGCAGACGCCGAAGCCTACGTTGTGCATTTTGACTATGCCGCCGCGCGTGATCGCTACGTCGCGGCGCAAGACCTGATCCGGCGCGGCGCGACCAGTAACGACTACATCGAGGCGTCAATCATCGAAACACGCAGCAAGCAGGTGGATGCCCTGCTGCGTGAACAGATGCGGGAACGTTGACGCAGAGACCGGTGGCCGGGGTTCAGCCCAGCCCACCGGTCTCTGCTGCCTCACTCGCTGGCGAGAACCAGGAACGCCGCCATGCCTGCAACGGCACCCGGCACGGCCCAACGTGAATCCTGCCCCTGGGGCTGGTCGGGCGTGACGGGCTGCAGATCCTGACCGAACTTCGGACGGCGCGCGTCCAGCACGCGGGCTGTTCCGTACTTGACCTGCAGTTCCTGCGTCATTTCCAGCAGCGGTCCACTGGACAGCAAGGCGATGACCTTGTCGCCGCGGACGTGCAGTCGGGGTGTGATGAGCTTGAACAGCTTGTCCGCCCACTTGTTGCGCCAGTTCTCACGTGCCGTGTGGTTGACCCACTTGTTGATGTGTCGCGACATGCGTGGCGGGCAGGCCACCAGGATCCACTGAGCGGGCTGGCGGCCGGCGCCGGATGCTTCGTTCAGCATCGGCGCCAACTGATGCAGCGCGTATTCAGCATCGTCCACGTACGCAATGATGTTGTCCATGATGTGCTCCTTGTGTTGACGAGGGACGGGGGGAAACTTCCTGGGTGATTCTTGTGTGCGTGACCCCTGAGGGTCAGGCCGTGTGGCTGCTGGGCTTGCCGGAGGCGGCGTGGGCAGCCTCCCCGCCACGACGGGTGGCGGCGTACTTGCCGATCAGCAACACCAGCAACGCGCCAACCACGCTCGCGCCATATCGCAGGATGTCGGACTGCGGCAACTTGAACACCCATTGCCATTGGTCAGGGTTGGCGAAGGCCGGGTCGGTCACGAGCATGCCACCCGCAATCCAGCCGAGCAGCATGCCGCCGGCCGTGATGATGGCGGGGAAACGCTCCATCAACTTGATCACGAGTTGGCTACCCCAGACGATGATGGGGATGGAGATCAACAGGCCCAGGATGACCAGCAGCAGCGAGTGCTCTCCCGCGTTCTGGGCTGCACCAGCGATGGCGATCACGTTATCCACGCTCATGACCAAGTCGGCCACGACGATGGTCTTGATGGCTGCGAACAACCTGTCGCTGGCGGCGATATTGCCGTGGCCCTCCTCGTCCGGCGCCAACAGCTTGACGCCGATCCAAATCAGCAGCAGTGCACCGACGAGTTTGAGGAAAGGCAGGTTCAACAGCGTCATCGCGAAAGCGATCAGAACGACGCGCAGCACGATGGCACCCGCGGTGCCCCAAATGATGCCTTTGGTGCGTTGTGCTGGAGGCAGCCGGCGGCAGGCCAGCGCGATGACGACGGCGTTGTCGCCGCCGAGCAGGATATCAATGATGATGATCTGGCCCAGAGCGACCCAGAACGCAGGTGATGACAGAAACTCCATGAGGAACTCCGAGTTGTAGTTCGATTTACAACCTGGTCAGCTCAGTCGATGGAGGAAGAACCCGTGCTCGCCGGTGGACCGGGAGCGCCGAGAACGCGCACGCTTCGACGAAACCTGACTCAGGTTCCAATCGAAGGTCTTGCTCGGCGTGGAGTGGTAAAGAATGTGCCCAACAAGCCGGAAGTCATGCTTCGTAATGACGACTTGTTGATGTCAACCTCGACGACGTCATTTTTGACGCCTCCCTGTGCCGGGGTTGATGGGAGCTACTCCCCTTCGTGGAACGCATTAGACCACGGATCGACGCGGCCCCACAAGCGGGCCGGTATGATGGAAAACTCTGCCTTATCAAGCTCCCCGTTTTCTTTTCCAGGCTACGCCCCCATGGCAGGCATCCACGTCACCGACATTGAAGCGGCAATCAACTATTGGCGCGAACGCGAACCCGCGACCGATGGGGTGACGCTGTCCCCGCCACTGCGGGCGCTGGCCGAGGTGTACGCGCTCATGGTCTTCTTTCACGAGCAGGAAGCGGACGAGCTCAGCATGCCCGGGCCAGCGATGGAAGCCTGGCTGGCCTGGTATGAGCATACGCCGGACACGCCGTGCATCGCCATCTGCTCCACCAGTCAGGGTGATTCGGTCTGCAAGGGGTGTGGCCGCAGCTTCGACGAGGTACAGCACTGGACGCACATGCGTCCCGCGGAGAAACGCGAAACCTGGCGTCGCATCACGCAACTGGGCGAGGCCTGGCGCTTCAACCGCTATGCGGAACGCGCAAGCGGCGCACAAGTCCAGGCGCGTCTGTTCGACGACGCCGACACGGCACCGAAAACCTGAGCCGTGCTGCGCGAGCACTCAGGCCTGGGGTCGGTGTCGCTTACTTCCAGCGGACGGGTTCCACATGCACCTGCCTTGCGCCGTTGCCCAGCATGAGCAGGCCTTCCTGGAGCGTGGCCTGCAATTGCATGCTGCGCTCGGCCAGGGCCGCTAACTCCTGAGCGGTCTCGGTCGGGATGCGCCAGACCTGCAGTTTGTCCAGGCGCGCGAGCTTGTGCTCGATGCCGCGCCACCAGACCTCGGCGGCATGACCGTAGGTATAGAGCAGCACGGCATCGGACCGGCTGCAGGCCTTGGCGATGGGCTTGTCCTCGGGCTGGCCGACTTCCACCCACAGGCGCGTCCGTCCGGTGTAGTCACGCAGCCAGACATCGGGTTCGTCGGGGTCGGACAGACCCGCGCCGAAAGCCAGGGTTCCATCACCCTGGCAGTCGGCTTGCAGGCGGTGCGCCTGCAAGGCCAGCGCAACCAAGCGTGCCATCATGCGTTCATCGGTCTCGCTCGGGTGGCGCGCCAGCGTCAACGCATGGTCCGCGTAGTACCCATGGTCGATGTCGGCGATCTGCAGGTTCGCCTTGTAAATGGTGGATTTCAGCGCCATGGGTCGAGGTGTTTGACTATCGATGGGAGGGCACTCGCGGAATTGGCCATGTCCCGGCCGCTGCGCGCTTCCCCCTGCCACCGAAGGATGATGAGTGGGCTAAGCCCGCTTTGCCAACTCTGCGGCCTTGCCGGTGTACGCCCCTGGCGTCAGCATCAGCAACCGCTGCTTGTCGGCGTCGGGGATGTCCAGACTCTTGATGAGTGCATGCAGATCGGCCGCCGTGACGGTCTGGCCGCGCGTGGCCGCCTTGAGTTTTTCGTAGGCGCCCTGCACGCCGTAGCGTCGCATCACGGTCTGGATGGGCTCGGCCAGCACTTCCCAGGCGGCATCCAGGTCGGCCGCGAGCGCCTCACGGTTCAGCTCCAGCTTGCCCAGGCCTACCCCCAGCGAGTGGTAGGCCAGCACGGCGTAGCCGATCGCCACGCCCATGTTGCGCAGCACCGTGCTGTCGGTCAGGTCACGTTGCCAGCGGCTGACGGGCAGTTTCTCGCTCAGGTGTCGCAGCAAGGCATTGGCCAGGCCCAGATTGCCTTCGGCGTTCTCGAAGTCGATGGGATTGACCTTGTGTGGCATGGTCGAGGAGCCCACCTCTCCGGCTTTGAGGCGCTGCTTGAAGTACCCCAGCGAGACATAGCCCCAGACGTCGCGTGAAATATCCACCAGGATGGTGTTGGCCCGCGCGATGGCGTCGAACAGCTCGGCCATGTAGTCATGTGGCTCGATCTGGATGCTGTAGGGCTGAAACTTCAGGCCCAGGCCCAGGGGTTCAGGTGTCTCCACGACTTTTTTCGCGAAGGCTTCCCAGTCGAATTCCGGCCAGGCGGCGAGATGCGCGTTGTAGTTGCCCACGGCGCCGTTCATCTTGCCCAGGATCTTGACCCCCGCGATGCGGTCGCAGGCCCCCTGCAGGCGTACCACCACGTTCGCCAGCTCCTTGCCCACCGTGGTCGGGCTGGCGCTCTGGCCATGGGTGCGGCTGAGCATGGGCACCTCCGCGTAGGCGTGGGCCATGTCGCGCAGCTTGAGCAGCAACTTGTCCAGCGCCGGCAGCAGCACCGTGTCGCGCGCGCTGCGCAGCTGCAGGGCATGGCTGGTGTTGTTGATGTCCTCGCTGGTGCAGGCGAAATGCACGAACTCGCTGGCTTTCTGCAGTTCGGGGCGTGCCTCGAAGCGGGACTTGATCCAGTATTCGACCGCCTTCACATCGTGGTTGGTGGTCTTTTCGATTTCCTTGATGGCCTCGCCATCTGTCTCGGAAAAATTCTTCACCAGGTTGAGCAAGTATGTGCGCGCGCCAGGAGACAGTGGGGGGAACTCGGCCAGACCGGCGTCGCTCAAGGCGATGAACCAAGCCACCTCCACCTGCACCCGGCGGTGCATATAGCCCTGCTCGCTCATCAAGGGGCGCAGGGGTGCCAGCCGGGACGCATAGCGTCCGTCCAGTGGGGAAAGGGCCGAAATGGAGGAAAACGTCATGGCCGGAATTGTAGAGGGCGCCCGGCTGCTGGCGGCGCGGGATTCGGCGTTCGGCCGGACGACCCAGGATGGTTTCGAAATTGGCTCATACGGGCCCTGGCATGAGCCCCTCGCTAGAATCCACCGCATGAGTATGAAACTGATTGGGTCCTACACCAGCCCCTATGTGCGCAAGGTGCGCGTTGTGATGGCGGAAAAAAAGCTGGAGTACGACTTTGTGCTGGATGACGTGTGGTCCGCCGACGCGCGTGCCCCGGAATCCAACCCCTTGGGCAAGGTACCTTGCCTGATCCTGGATGGTGGCGAAGCCCTGTTCGATTCCCGCGTGATCGTGGAGTACGTGGACACACTCTCGCCCGTGGGGCGGTTGATTCCACCAGCCGGTCGGGCACGCGCGGAAGTCCGCACCTGGGAGGCCTTGGCCGACGGCGTGATGGACGCTGGCCTGCTGGCGCGCATGGAAGCCACCTGGCCGCACCGCACCGAGGACGAGCGCAGCCAAGCCTGGATGGACCGGCAGCTTGGCAAGATCACGGCCGCGTTGGCCGCCATGAGCAAGGGCCTAGGCCAGCAGCCTTATTGCGCGGGCGCGCAGTTCGGCTTGGCGGACGTGGCCGTGGGCTGCGCGCTGGGTTACATGGATCTGCGCTTTCCGCAAATCCCTTGGCGCGTGCAATATGCCAACCTGGTTCAATTGCACGACAAGCTCATGCAACGCCCCAGTTTCGCGGACACCGTGCCGCGCTGAAACGCGGCGACGCCCGGCGTTCGTTTCAAGTTCTTCGCATCCGTTGCCCGGCATGTCGCATGTGATGGGCGGGTCCAGGATGAAAAACGCCGCGGACCCAGAGGGGCCGCGGCATGCGCTGTCTGTGGCGGAGGCGCCTGACTGTCGGTGCCTCAGACCGTCATGGACAGGATGCGCTGCAGGTTGATCTTGACCTTCACGTCCCGTGACTCGAGGCCGGCGGCGATGCGGTAGTCGCTCATGCCGGTGTCACGCAGGACCGGATCCACGATCGCAACGCCGTCGCGATTGGTCAGCACCGCCACCTTGGGCGTGGTGGTGTTGGCGCCGCGCTTGACCACAATGGCGATCTCCTCCGTGACCAGCTTGACGAAGGAGCCGGGCGAATGGATGCCGACGGCCTTGATCAAGGCCGCGCCAGCCTGATCGACCTGCTGGTTTTCGTCGAAGTAGGTGGCCTTCATGGCCATCGCCGCCGAGGAGGGTGTGCGGGTGGCGCGTGGCGAACGGCGTGCGCCGAAAGAGTCAGCCCGCTGGATCAGCCGGGCCATGCGGTCGCCCATGCTGTTGCGATCGGTCAGATTGCCCGACGCGGCCGCGTGGTGGTTGCGCACCGCTTCCAGCCAAGTCTTGTCGCGCACGCCAGCCTTGATCAACATCTCCACCGAGCGCAGCGGGTGGTTGTTGACCAGCAGTCGCTGCTCCGGCGTGAGCGGGCCTTGCTGCTGTGTCAACTTGTCTTGCAGGTCCGTCATGCCCACGTTCATGGAAAGCGCGGCCAGGCTGACCGTCATTTCATCGGTTTCCGGCCAACCCAGCACATCACGGGCCGCCAGACCGCACATCACGCTCACCAGCATGGCGTGGGTGGAGCTGTACATGCGCACTTCATTGGTCGACAGATGGAAGAGCGCGAGCAGTGCGGCGTCGGGGTTGCGGATGGCGTGTTGACGCAGGCGCTTGTGCAGGTGGTTCAGGCGCCCCAGAAAGGTGGGGCCGTCGCCGTCGCGCAGGATGGTGTTGGCCTCAGATTGGTAATCCAGCCAGTCGGGCGGGCCGATCGGCACGTCCTCCTCGTCACGGACCAGAGCGGCGCTGGCGTCGGTGACGTGGGCATCGGCGATGCGACCGATCGAACGGTCGCGTTGCACCATGTCGTTGAGCATGGCGCGGTAAGCACGGTTGTGCGCCTCGGCGTCCGCCTGGTCGATGCACAAGGACAGGCCACGACCCACCAGCCGGTGGATGGTGGCGCGGTCGGGAATCGAATATCCCTTGTTGGCGATCACCGCGCCTTCGGAATCCATCAAGGGGAATGCCAGTGGATACCCGATGCGTATGGAGTCGATGCTGATGGGAACAAGTTTGCCGGTTGCCATAGATTGTCGATTATGCAGGCTTATAGGATGGCCACCAAGGTGGAAATTGCCGCCAACCGCTGGTTCCGCGTGCTGATTTCGGCGCTTGTAACCGCATCATGTGGGTGGCAAGGTCCCGGATTGCCCGGGATATACCATGCATGGGGTATGCCAGGTCGACGCTGACCGGGTCGGGAGCTGCATTGTGCCCGGCTTCCTTCCCGTTAGGATCGAGCCGCACGCGCAGACCTGCCGATGACCTGCCAACCATGCCCACTCCTCTTGCGCCCTCCGCGCCGTCGCCCGCCTTCCTGGACAAGCTCTGTCCGCGCGCGGAACTGCCTGTTCGCCTGGCCGGGTTGCCGCGTCCGCTGGTTTTCACGAATGGGGTCTTTGACCTGATGCATCGGGGCCATGCCATTTACCTGGCCCAGGCGCGGGCGCTGGGCGTCAGCCTGCTGGTGGCACTGAATACGGATGCATCGGCGCGACGTCTGGGCAAGGGGCCGGAACGCCCGCTCAACAACGAGCAGGACCGAGCGGTCCTGTTGGCTGCGCTGGGCGTGGTCGACCTCGTGACCTGGTTCGACGAAGACACCCCCCAAGCCTTGATCGCCGAGATCCGGCCCGACATCCTGGTCAAAGGGGGTGACTACGACATGCGCAAGTTGCCTGAGGCCGCCCTGGTCGAATCCTGGGGCGGCCGGACCGTGTCCCTGCCCTTCGTGGATGGCTACTCGTCTACCGCGTTGGTGAGAAAGATCCGGGGCTGAGAAAAACGTTCACGGGGCGGATGCGGCTCCCGGATTGGCCCGCAGAGCGGGCCGCCCTCAGGGCTGAGTTCTGGTCTCGAACACCGCCGCCCACAGCGCCAGCACGGTCGCGCGTTCGCTGCCGACTTGGTCGAGGGGCAACTGGGGCGGGGTTTCATCCAACCGAGCCTGGTGCTGGATGCGACGCAATTCGCGGTAGGCGTTGGCCGCTGCGGTGCCCAGCGGCGCGGACAGGAGTCCCGCGGCCTCGGCGGCGCGCAGCAGGGCAATGTTGCCGCTGTTGCGGCGGAGCTCGGGATGGTTCGCAGCCTGCGAAAGCACCAGGTACTGAACGGCAAACTCCGCGTCCATCATGCCGCCCGCGCTCTGCTTCACGTCGAACAGGCCCTGGGGCGTCGGGTGCGCCTGTCGCACCCGCTCGCGCATGCCCAGGATTTCTTCCCGCAGGGCGACCGGATCGCGCTGCGCGCAGATGACAGCTTCACGCACTGCGTCGAAACGCTGGCGCAGGGCATCGGCGCCCAGCACGAAACGGGCGCGTGTCATGGCCTGGTGTTCCCAGGTCCAGGCGGTGTTGCTGCCTCTTTGTTGCTGGTAGTTGGCGTAGGCGTCGAAGGTGGTGATCAGCAGGCCGGAGTTGCCGTTGGGCCGTAGCGCCGTGTCGATCTCGTAGAGGTCGCCTTCGCCGGTCTTCACCGTCAGCCAATTGACGAGCTTGCGCACCAGCAGGGCGTAGACCTCGGGCGCGTCTTCGTGGGCGTCTTCATAGACGAACACAATGTCCAGGTCGCTGCCGTAACCCAGTTCCTTGCCCCCCAGCTTGCCGT
It encodes:
- a CDS encoding TerC family protein yields the protein MEFLSSPAFWVALGQIIIIDILLGGDNAVVIALACRRLPPAQRTKGIIWGTAGAIVLRVVLIAFAMTLLNLPFLKLVGALLLIWIGVKLLAPDEEGHGNIAASDRLFAAIKTIVVADLVMSVDNVIAIAGAAQNAGEHSLLLVILGLLISIPIIVWGSQLVIKLMERFPAIITAGGMLLGWIAGGMLVTDPAFANPDQWQWVFKLPQSDILRYGASVVGALLVLLIGKYAATRRGGEAAHAASGKPSSHTA
- a CDS encoding DUF3717 domain-containing protein, with translation MAGIHVTDIEAAINYWREREPATDGVTLSPPLRALAEVYALMVFFHEQEADELSMPGPAMEAWLAWYEHTPDTPCIAICSTSQGDSVCKGCGRSFDEVQHWTHMRPAEKRETWRRITQLGEAWRFNRYAERASGAQVQARLFDDADTAPKT
- a CDS encoding YaeQ family protein → MALKSTIYKANLQIADIDHGYYADHALTLARHPSETDERMMARLVALALQAHRLQADCQGDGTLAFGAGLSDPDEPDVWLRDYTGRTRLWVEVGQPEDKPIAKACSRSDAVLLYTYGHAAEVWWRGIEHKLARLDKLQVWRIPTETAQELAALAERSMQLQATLQEGLLMLGNGARQVHVEPVRWK
- the purB gene encoding adenylosuccinate lyase; its protein translation is MTFSSISALSPLDGRYASRLAPLRPLMSEQGYMHRRVQVEVAWFIALSDAGLAEFPPLSPGARTYLLNLVKNFSETDGEAIKEIEKTTNHDVKAVEYWIKSRFEARPELQKASEFVHFACTSEDINNTSHALQLRSARDTVLLPALDKLLLKLRDMAHAYAEVPMLSRTHGQSASPTTVGKELANVVVRLQGACDRIAGVKILGKMNGAVGNYNAHLAAWPEFDWEAFAKKVVETPEPLGLGLKFQPYSIQIEPHDYMAELFDAIARANTILVDISRDVWGYVSLGYFKQRLKAGEVGSSTMPHKVNPIDFENAEGNLGLANALLRHLSEKLPVSRWQRDLTDSTVLRNMGVAIGYAVLAYHSLGVGLGKLELNREALAADLDAAWEVLAEPIQTVMRRYGVQGAYEKLKAATRGQTVTAADLHALIKSLDIPDADKQRLLMLTPGAYTGKAAELAKRA
- a CDS encoding glutathione S-transferase N-terminal domain-containing protein, with protein sequence MKLIGSYTSPYVRKVRVVMAEKKLEYDFVLDDVWSADARAPESNPLGKVPCLILDGGEALFDSRVIVEYVDTLSPVGRLIPPAGRARAEVRTWEALADGVMDAGLLARMEATWPHRTEDERSQAWMDRQLGKITAALAAMSKGLGQQPYCAGAQFGLADVAVGCALGYMDLRFPQIPWRVQYANLVQLHDKLMQRPSFADTVPR
- a CDS encoding HD-GYP domain-containing protein, which encodes MATGKLVPISIDSIRIGYPLAFPLMDSEGAVIANKGYSIPDRATIHRLVGRGLSLCIDQADAEAHNRAYRAMLNDMVQRDRSIGRIADAHVTDASAALVRDEEDVPIGPPDWLDYQSEANTILRDGDGPTFLGRLNHLHKRLRQHAIRNPDAALLALFHLSTNEVRMYSSTHAMLVSVMCGLAARDVLGWPETDEMTVSLAALSMNVGMTDLQDKLTQQQGPLTPEQRLLVNNHPLRSVEMLIKAGVRDKTWLEAVRNHHAAASGNLTDRNSMGDRMARLIQRADSFGARRSPRATRTPSSAAMAMKATYFDENQQVDQAGAALIKAVGIHSPGSFVKLVTEEIAIVVKRGANTTTPKVAVLTNRDGVAIVDPVLRDTGMSDYRIAAGLESRDVKVKINLQRILSMTV
- a CDS encoding adenylyltransferase/cytidyltransferase family protein, with product MPTPLAPSAPSPAFLDKLCPRAELPVRLAGLPRPLVFTNGVFDLMHRGHAIYLAQARALGVSLLVALNTDASARRLGKGPERPLNNEQDRAVLLAALGVVDLVTWFDEDTPQALIAEIRPDILVKGGDYDMRKLPEAALVESWGGRTVSLPFVDGYSSTALVRKIRG